The nucleotide sequence TGAGTGCATGACTCTCGACACCCGTTTCATCTTTAAGCTTCTGACGCATCAGTTGGCGTAACATGCCATCCGGTAAGCGGTTGATCAGGGGGGCTGCGAGTTGATCCAGACGGGCTTTGCCGTCCAGCGTGTCAAAGTCGACTTGTTCTTTTAAGTGGGCGAACAGGAACTCCGGCAAATGATCGGATTGATTTAAGCGTTGTTCGAAAGCATCTTTGCCTTCTGTCCGAACCAGAGTATCCGGGTCTTCGCCATCGGGCAGGAATAAGAAGCGAGCTTGCAGGCCATCCTGTAATAATGGCAGAACGGTTTCCATAGCTCGCGCAGCCGCGGTGCGCCCGGCCTGATCGCCATCGAAGCAGAAAATCACTTCCGGTACAATTTTGAATAAGCGTCGCAGGTGATGTTCGCTGGTTGCTGTACCTAACGTCGCAACAGCGTAATGAATACCAAACTCAGCCAGTGCTACCACATCCATATAACCTTCAACGATGACAAAACGGGTCAGTTTCTGGCGGATCTTACGGGCTTCATATAAGCCATATAGCTCACGGCCTTTCTGAAAAATCGGCGTTTCCGGCGAGTTAAGGTATTTCGGCTTTTCATCGCCGAGAACACGCCCACCAAAGGCAATTACCCGGCCACGGGCATCACGAATCGGGAACATGATGCGATCACGGAAGCGGTCGTAGGTGCGATACTCTTTGCCTGGTTCGTCTTTTTCAATCGACATGCCACAGCTGATTAGCTGTTTGATGGTGTCTTTGTTGCTGCTTTGCTGGGGTGAAGCAGTCAGGTGTTTTTGCAGATTGTCCCAGCCGGGTGGGGCGTAACCAATTTGAAAGAATTTGGCTGCCTTTCCTGACAGACCACGATTTTTCAGGTACTGAATGGCTTTGCCTTTTTGTTCGTGGCTGCGCAGCATCTGTTCGAAGAAGTCGGCAGCTTTTGTCATCTGGTCAAATAATGGCTGATGTTGTTGCTCCTGGCGCGCTTCAAACGACACCTGCTCGCGCGGTACTTCCATATTGGCGTCAGAAGCGAGTTTCTCGACGGCGTCTGGGAAGCTCAGGCCATCAAATTCCATCACAAATTTTAATGCACTACCTGAGGCGCCACAGCCGAAGCAGTAATAAAACTGTTTGTCGGGGCTAACGGTAAAAGAAGGCGTGTTTTCGTTATGGAATGGGCAGCAGGCGGAGTAGTTCTTGCCCGTCTTCTTTAGTTTGACACGACTGTCCACCACGTCGATCACATCGACACGGGAAAGAAGGTCATCAATAAAGGATTGGGGTATACGGCCAGCCATGAACCTGAGAATAAAAAATATATTGTGTTCGGACAAACAAAAACGCCATCAATTTTCATTGATGGCGTTTGTACAAAATGACATTGCAAGAATGCCTGTCGCTGGAATCAGCCCAGTTGAGACTTCACCAGTTGACTGATCTGGCCCATATCGGCGCGACCTTGCACTTGTGGTTTGAGGATGCCCATAACTTTGCCCATGTCCTGCATTCCTGCAGCACCGGACTGTGCAACGGCATCAGCCACCAGTTTGGCCAACTCTTCTTCGCTCAAGGCTTCTGGCAAAAACTCGCTGATTACGTCAATTTCGTATTGCTCGCCTTCTGCCAGCTCATCACGACCTGCTTCTTTATATTGAGCAATAGAGTCGCGACGTTGCTTGGTCATTTTGTCGAGGATCGTCAGAGCGCGAGCGTCATCCACTTCGATACGCTCGTCCACTTCAACCTTTTTAAATTCTGCTGTAATCAGGCGTAACGCACCCAGACGTGGTTTGTCTTTGGCGCGCATTGCGTCCTTTACAGCATCTTTAACGGTTGTAACTAGTGTGCTCATATAAACCTCTAAGATTGATTCGCTGATTAGTACAGGCGAGTCATCTTACGCTGTTCGCGCTGTACCTTTTTCAGGTGGCGCTTAACAGCTGCAGCCGCTTTACGCTTACGAACCCAGGTTGGCTTCTCATAGTGTTCGCGACGACGTACTTCAGACAGTACGCCTGCCTTTTCACAAGAACGCTTGAAACGACGCAGAGCAACGTCGAACGGCTCGTTTTCTTTAACTTTTACAGCTGGCATCCAATCACCTACGTGTATTAATAAATTCTGTTTTAGCGGGGGAAAACCACAGACCCCCAGTTAGAGGGCGGGCATTCTAATGCCTTTGATCGAGGAATGCAAAACCTCTGCATGGATTTTAGTACTTTGCGGCAGTATTATTGCGCTCCTTTTAGAATTAACTGTGTATTTGAGGTTGTTTATGCGCGTTCTGGGGCTTGAATCCTCCTGCGATGAAACCGGTATTGCTTTGTACGACAGTGAGCGAGGCTTGCTGGCACACCGGGTTTATTCTCAGATCGCTGTTCACGCGGAATACGGCGGTGTGGTGCCTGAATTGGCATCGCGTGATCATATTCGTAAATCATTGCCTCTGATTCGTGAGGTGATGGCTGAAGCGAATCTGACGCTGAGCGATCTCGATGGTATTGCCTATACGCGAGGCCCGGGTTTGGTGGGTGCCTTACTGGTGGGCTCATGTCTGGGGCGTTCACTTGCCTGGGCGATGGATGTCCCTGCTGTGGGCGTTCATCATATGGAAGGGCATTTGCTGGCTCCTATGTTGGAGGATAACCCGCCACCATTTCCTTTTATTGCCCTATTAGTATCTGGCGGTCATACCCAGCTGGTTCAGGTTGATGGCATTGGTGAATACAACTTATTAGGCGAGTCTCTGGATGATGCCGCTGGTGAAGCGTTCGATAAAGCGGCCAAAATGATGAACTTGCCTTACCCCGGTGGTCCGCAACTGAGTAGGCTGGCAGACTCCGGTGATGCGACACGGTTTAAATTTCCACGGCCAATGACGGATCGCCCGGGACTGGATTTCAGCTTCAGTGGTTTAAAGACGTTTACTCGTACCACCATTTTGACGCACGCGGAAGATGGTGTGTTGGCGGATCAGGATAAGGCCGATATTGCAGCGGGTTTCCAGGCGGCCGTTGTTGATACGCTATCAATTAAATGTAAGCGGGCAATGGAACAAACCGGTATTAAACGCTTGATTATTGCCGGTGGTGTGGGTGCCAATAAAAGTTTGCGCGCGAAATTGCAGCAGACCGCTGAAAAACTCGGTGGTGCTGTCTATTACCCTCGCCCCGAGTTATGCACCGATAATGGTGCCATGATTGCGTATGCCGGAACCCAGCGATTATTAGCGGGAGAGCGAGCTGATCTGGCGGTTTCGGCAGTGCCTCGCTGGCCCATGACAGAGTTGGCGGCTGTTCAATATACCGCTCGGGCTGAGTAGGAACATATAATGGATAAAGTCTTTATTAACGGCCTGAAAGTGGATGCTGTGATTGGTGTTTACGATTGGGAAAAGCAGGTACGCCAGCCGCTGGTATTTGATCTAGAGATGGCCTGGGATATTCGTGTGGCCGCAGCAACCGATGATCTGATGCATGCGTTAAACTATCAGGCAGTATCAGAATTTGTTGAACAGTTTGTCCGTGAACAGCACTTTCAATTATTAGAGTCATTAATTGAGCGTTTGGCGGATGCCTTGCGTAAAGAATTTGGTATGCCATGGATTGGTATCAGAGTTGAAAAGCCCGCTGTCGTTCCACAAGCACGAGTGGTGGGGTTGTATATTGAGCGCGGTGATATTGCACAGGGCGGGCATTAATGGCTCGGGTATTTTTGGGGCTGGGCTCTAACCTGAATGCACAGGAAAATCTGACGGCGGGTATTCAGCGGCTGGGAAACGACTTTGCTGTAATCAATGAATCGCCTTGGTATCGTTCTCCAGCGTTGGGCTTTGACGGCCCTGAATTTATTAACCTGGTATTAGAGATTCGGGTAGACGATGGACTTTCACCAGAAGCCTTGTCACAACAGTTAAAGAAAATCGAAATGGATTTTGGCCGTGCTGCAAACGCGGTGAAATATTCCTCCCGTCATTTGGATATTGATATTTTATTGTTTGATCAATTAGTGGGTGAATTTTCTACAGGCAATGGCACTTTTACGCTGCCACGCGAAGATATCTGGAGATATGCATTTGTATTAACGCCGCTGTTGGATATTGCCCCTGATTTGATTTGCCCGAAATATCAAAAGTCATTAAGTGAATTTAAGGAAAATATTCAGAACCAATCTTTGGCTTTAGTAGAAAATTAACGGCGATAAGCGTGTTTTTAAGCAGTGAAAAATCAAGTCGGATATATTTTCAATAGCAGCAACAGGATGTTGCAACCGCCCGGCAGGCACAGGGATGTGCCTTCGGGGCGGCGGCTGAAAATATATCCGGCTTGATTGTTATGATAACGACACCTTCCACGCTTTTAATTTTTCCGTCCGCGCTTTTTGTAATCCTTCGCGGATCTCTGGCCCAGCTAAGCCTTGAGCCATCATATCTTTAGCCGTAACGGATAACGCGACTTGTAGTGCTTCACGCATATAATCTGCTTGTGGATAATCACAGTTTTCGAAACCAGTCCGGCCATGGGAATCGGCAATACTCACCAATAGAAATTGCTCAAACCGTTCTGGTTTACGCCAGGCGTCTACCCGATCAAACACTTTTAATAATGTTTCTGGTTTTAATTCCAGCGCGCGGTGCACATGGGTATGAAACTCACTGCAGATTAATGCCAGCTCTAGTGCATCTTTTGGAGCTTTGAGCTTTTTACATAAGGCTTTGATCGGTATTAATCCTTTGGTTTCGTGGCCAAAGTGGCGTGGCAGGTTAGCTTTGTCTGACAGCGCTTTGCCCAGGTCGTGGGTGAGTGCTGCCCAGCGAGTAGTAATGCTTGTTGATAGTGGCACCGAGGCCTGTAGTGACATGAGTGCGTGGATGCCGCAATCAATTTCCGGGTGGTATTGCTCAGGCTGAGGAATACCAAATAAATCATCAATTTCTTTAAACCAGATTTTCAGAGTACCACAATCACGCAATACCTGAAAATAAATGTGTGGGTTGCTCTCGGTTAATGCCCGTTGTGTTTCCTGCCATACCCGTTCAGCCACCAAATGATCCAGCTCGCCATCGTTAACCATGGTTTGCATCAGTGCCATAGTTTCTTCGGCAATGGTAAAACCGGGCTGACCATTGATAGTGGCAAACCGTGCTGCAAAGCGGGCAACGCGTAATACCCGTAACGGATCTTCGCTAAAAGCTGGCGAGACATGACGCAACACCCGGTTGGTTAAATCCTGCTGGCCATTATATGGATCAATAATATTGCCATGTTCGTCCTGAGCCATGGCATTAATGGTTAAATCACGGCGTAATAAATCTTCTTCCAGCGTAATATCTGGACTGAAACGGCAATCAAAGCCCTGATAGCCCTGGCCGGATTTCCGTTCCGTGCGAGCCAATGCATATTCTTCGTGAGTCTGAGGATGCAAAAAGACCGGAAAGTCGGCACCAACCTGTTGATAACCCTGTTGTAGCAATTCTTCTGGCGTTGCACCAACCACTACCCAGTCTTTGTCTTTGACCGGGATATTTAATAATGCATCGCGTACCGCGCCACCAACCAGATAAGTGTTCATAAAATCAAAGTCCCAATAAAAAAGCCCTGAACTACGATTCGCTCAAAACTATCGTAATTCAGGGCTTTAGTGTAACGCGCTTTGTGGTTAAGCGGGTACTGTATAAACTGTAGGCTTTGTAGTGGGTATCAGAAGTAGAAACCCAGCTCCATTGCTACACCAGCTTCTTTTTCAACATCGTTTGGATTCGCCATGGCAGCCAGGTCAAGGTGTACGCCAAATGGTGAGAAACCTAAACCAACAGAAACCATATCAGCATCTGAAGCGCTCATATTGGTGCGGTAACCTGTACGGAACTGAATGGTGTCCCATAAATCAAATTCAGCACCCACAGCGGCGTATTGTGTTGGGTTTTCAAATGCTACCGGATCGTTTTCCATCAGATCCAGATCAAAAGCCAATGCCACCCAGTCGTTCTGGTAAGCTAAGCCTGCACGGAATTGTGCATCCAGTGCTACTTTACCGCCGCGAATGGTCACTTCCTGGAAGCCCGGAACTAACTGATCATCTTCACCAACTGCCACAACGGCGTCCTGATAATCAAACTCAGCGCTGTTCAGGTTTTTGGCAACAATACCGGCTGTCCACTGGTTGGCATCACCGAAGCGGTAAGATGCACCAATGTCCAGGTTGAAGTGGCTGTAATCTTCTTGTGAATCCTCAATATCTTCACTGTCGATTTCGTCTTCGTTATCAACTTCAGAAACGTAGTGGAAAGTAGAGATTTTTTGCAGTTTTGGCGTGATACCAATAGCGATTTGTTCACCAGCGATGGTGAACTCACGCGAAAAAGATAAGGCGACTTCTGACACTGCAACAGCGACGACTTCAACACGAGAATCCAGATTAGGGTTGCTGGCTTCATCGGTTAGTTCACCACCATCAAAAATACGGGTACCGTTGTCGGCGACATAACTAAAGTCACTTGCACTATCGACCTTTCCTTCGATATCGGCTGCTTCCAGTTGATCAGCCAGAGTTTGAACTCTATCAGTATCGTTCGCTTCTGCATTAGCCGCGGTTAGTGCGTTGTCAAAGGCACTGGTTACTTCCTGAGCTTCACCAATATAGGCCTGGGCACCTGGCACATATGAGCCTAATAAATCCAGGTCCGTATCTGAGAAAATAGCGCGGCCTGAGAATGTGGCCGTAGCATTCACACTTAAAGCGGCAGCAAACTTTTTACTTGGAATCGCTAATGCGGTTCCCACTCCGAATCGGCCACTTAAGGGATCGCCGGAAATGGCTCTTAAAGACTCGGTTAAATTATCTGAAACGTTGTCGACATCACTTAAGCTTTCACGAACATCTTCCAGTGCTTCTTTCAGGTCAGAGTTACGGCTTTCGATATTGGACAGACGCGATGACGCTGAAGTCGCATTGTTTTCAATGTTGGCCAGAGCCGCATCAAAGTTATTAATCGCTTGTTCCAGTGCTTCAACACGGTTTTCAAAACTTGGGCCGCCATCGATACCATCTTCGATGATTCTCTCTAATTCTGGCAATAAATCGTCGGCAATATCGGACGCAGTTGTAACTGTCTCTTCTTCATCGCGCAGGTTAACGCCCAGCTGTGGAAAAATCAGCGCAAAGTCATCGTCTTCATGTGCTTGTGACAGTAATGACGGGTTATAAGCTGGAGCGTGAGCGCGCTGAGCACTGGCAACACCGGTATTACCCATTGCTAAGCCGCGAGCATCCATGGGTAAAAACGGAGCAGCCAAGGCCGACTGAGCACTGATTGCAGCGATGGAAGCTGCCAGAAGAGAGCGTTTAATCATGATCACAGTTCCTGAATGTTAATCCTGAATATTTAGGCGTATCGCAAATGGCAGATGCCGATCATCTTAGGCATCACACATTTATCGTAATAGTGGCGTTAATCATAGCCATAAAAATCCAACCTTGCATGAAAAAGCAATGAACTTTATGCTGATCTCGTTGTCATTCAGCCTTGTTAATCGGGCAATGTCGTAATGTTCATTATTCAGGAATCAATCACCATGCTGGCTACATCGATGATGCGTTCAGTAATTTTGTGCGTTGCCCTAGCGGCAAAACGCGCCTTGTGGTGTGCCTGTGCGGTATTTCTATGTGATGTGCGACCTGATTACTGATAACAACTTATGTAATAAAAAAGGGTCGCATATGCGGCCTTTTTTATTGCCTGGCCGCAGACCCTCCTAATCATTTATTAAAGGAGGATTTGGCATGGTTATGATACTTGCCTATTTAACGGTCATTCTTATCTGGTCGGGTACACCGCTGGCCATTCAACTCAGCCAGCAGGGGTTAGACTTTTATACCGCGCTGGTGCTGCGTATGTGGCTGGCTGCCTTGTTATCGTTGCCGGTACTGTGGTTGTTACGACAGCCTTTAGCGTTACATAAAGCGGCGTTAATGAGTTATCTGGCAGGTTCTGTGGGTGTTTATGGCGCCATGTTATCTGTGTACTGGGGATCGTTGTTTATACCCTCAGGATTAATTTCTGTGATGTATGGTTTATCGCCGATGTTGTCGGGGGCAATCGCTTATTTTTGGTTAAAAGAACGTGAATTAACACCGGTAAGATTGATGGCTTTATTGCTGGCATTGGCTGGGCTGGCGCTGGTGGTCAGTGCCCGCACTGCTATTGATGGCGATGCCTGGCGTGGCATTGTGGGTACATTGTTGTCGGTATTCTTTTTTGCCTGGAGTGCTGTGTGGGTGAAAAAAACCAATGCTGGTCTGCACCCGATGGTTCAGACCAGCGGAACATTATGGTTTTCATCTTTGTTGTATCTGATCACTTTGCCGATATTTGGTATTCATATTCCGGATGATTGGTCATTAACTAGCCAACTTGGGTTAAGTTATCTGGTTGTGTTGGGCTCGATCGTTGGGTTTATGTTGTATTTTTATATTCTCAAATACCTTTCTGCGGCACGAGTCACCCTGATTACGCTGATTTCCCCGGTTCTGGCATTAACCTGGGGAAATTTGCTCAACGATGAAAGCTTCCAGTTAGTGGCACTTAAAGGCGCGGCTTTGTTACTGGTGGGGCTGGGGTTGTATCAATGGAATCCATCATTCCATCGCGTTTTTAAAAAGACTCTGAAGCGGAAAATTCTCAACTAAACTGGTTAACCAATTTATTTGTTAAATATCTGCTCATGGGTGCCGATAACTCCGTTAAGGCGCTGTTTCAGGCATCGATGAGCAGATCAGGTTTTAGGAGAATGAGTATGAAGCATTCAATGCGTAAGGGCTTAGCCACCAGTCTGGCTTTGATTTCAACACTGGGGTTACAGGCCTGCTCGAGTGCATTGATTGAGGAAGAAAGCTTTGACGAACCAGAAGCGTTTTTCCAGCCGGTCGAACAGGAAATTGATCCGATTGCCCCGATGGTTTTACGGGTGGTGGGTTATGGCGCTATGCCATCTGAAAGTAAAAAAAATCCGGTGCAAAAACGCCTGATGGCGATGCGCGCAGCGAAGATGGACGCATACCGTTCCATGGCTGAACGGGTTTACGGGACGTCTATTCAGGGCAGCACCACGGTGCGTGATATGGTTGTACAGAACGACCGCTTCCGCACCTATGTCGAAACCTATATGCACGGTGCCCGCGTTGTTTCCACCGATGTGCTGCCGGATGGCAGTGTCGAAACGGTTCTTGAGATGATTATTGATCAGGGCTTCCGTAACTGTTTACAAACCACCGATAACCAGCGCTTTAATGTCGATTGTCGTGTGCCTCTGGGCGGCAATAATCCGAATCACTTTGCAGCTTCCCAGCGCCAGCGTGTTCAGGGTGAAGCTGCGTTGCCGGAATCCGGCTTTTACTTTATTGAATAAATAGCTGGCTGAATAAATAACCGGACTGAATCATTAGCCAGGCAAAGGGTGGTTACTATGTTAAAGCGTCTGTTTTGTTTACTGTTGTTGAACACATTGTCGGTTAGCGCGTTAGCGCTGACCGTTGAAGTGGTTGGTCAGGCACCCTTAAACGGCGCGATTTCTTACGTACGCCAGCAGGCACTGGATGATGCCTTGCGCCAGGCCAGCTTACGTGCCGGTGCCCAAATCAGCAGCACACAGTTAATGGAACACGGGGTCATTGAAGAAGATCAGGTTCGCTTACGTTCAGATGCTCAGGTTAAAGATGTTGAAGTACTCTGGGAGGAGCAACAGGATGGCCTTTACCAGATTGCTATCCGTGCCGATGTCAGTGCCTTGGCGATGTGCCCGAATTCGCCGCAGCGGTATCGCAAAGCCATCGCCATTACTGGATTTGGTTTAGCACAACCGATGCACGCAACACTTGGTCAGCTGCAGAATATTGAGCAGGATCTCCCTCGGGTATTACTGAATACCCTGAATGACCGCGGCGCTACTCATGCGATGGATGCCACTCGCACCAGTTTGTTTCAGGACCCTCGCCGTGCGCCATCGGCTGAAACACCACAACAACGTTTAACTACCTCTATTTCACTGGCGACTCAGCTGGGGGCTCAGTATGTGGTTTCTGGTGTGGTGCGTGATTTGGCCATGCAGGGAGAAGCGCTGGAATCGGATCCTGGTATTACCGATAAATGGTTGTCATTGGCTGGGTTTGAATCATCCGGCACTCAGCGTCAGTTTGTGGTCGATGTGTTTGTTCACGATGGCTTAAGTGGTGCGATGTTGTTTCAACGCAGTTATGCCACCTCTGGTGACTGGGATATTCCACGTCAGCAGCGCGTTGGTTTTGCCTCGCCACGTTTCTGGCAAACCGGCTATGGCCATGAAGTACGCGAAGTGCTGACCTCAGTAGTGGACGATCTGGATGAAGTATTACGTTGTCAGCCTTTTATGGCACGTGTTGTAAAGGCTCGTGGTAATCGCTTACATATCGAAGCCAGTGCTGGTGCCGGTATTCGCCCGGGCGATAAATTTCAGGTGTATCGCACCAGTACTTTCTATAACCTCGACCTGGAACCTCGCACAGAACTGAGCGATATGGCGACGGAAGTGGTTGTGAAGCAGGTTCAGCCACAATTTGTTGTGGCTGAAATGAAGTACACCGCTGAGCATTTAGCGATTCAGCGCGATGATATGGTGATTGCCTGGTAAAAACCTACTGGCGTTGCTATAGCTATAAATCTTCCAAAGTACTGGCAGGGCAGCTAATACGTTTTACCATACGTTGCTCATGCCAGGTCTCCAGATGAATATCAAAACCCCATAAATAATGTAAGTGCCTGACCACCTCATGGGTATCACTGGATAGGGGCTTGCCGTCCTGCATGGTATGTCGCAATGTCAGTGAGCGATCACCTTCCAACTCGACAGACCAGGCCTGAATATTGGGCTCCCGCACTGATAAGTCATATTGCTGTGCTAATCTTTCGCGAACCTTGCGATAGCCACGTTCATCGTGAATCGCAGAAACCTCAAAATTCGATTTTTCATCATCATCGTAAATGCTGAACAGATGAAAATCACGCATCAGTTTTGGCGATAAAAACTGCTGAATAAAACTTTCATCTTTAAAATTACGCATGGCAAAGTGCAGAGTTTCCAGCCAATCACTACCGGCAATATCCGGGAACCAGGTTTTATCCTCATCGGTCGGATTTTCGCAGATTCGTTTAATATCCTGAAACATATTAAACCCTAATGCATAAGGGTTAATGCCGTTATAGTAGGGCGCATCAAACGGCGGCTGGAACACCACATTGGTATGTGAGCTGAGAAATTCAAGAATAAACCCATCGGTGACTTTTCCATCATCGTATAGGTGATTTAACAGGGTGTAATGCCAGAAAGTAGCCCAGCCCTCGTTCATCACCTGAGTCTGACGTTGTGGATAAAAATACTGTGATATTTTGCGCACAATACGCACCACTTCACGTTGCCACGGAGCGAGCAAGGGGGCATTTTTTTCCAGGAAATACAGTAGGTTCTCCTGTGGCTCGGATGGAAAGCGACGTTTCTTTTGTTGCGTTTCAGTTTTCTCCTGATTAGGAATGGTGCGCCATAAATCGTTTAACTGTTGTTGCAGAATGTTTTCCCGTTCTTGCTGACGCAGTTTTTCTTCCGCAGCGGATACCGGCTTTGGCCGGCGATAACGATCAACACCATAATTCTGTAATGCATGGCAGGCATCGAGGGTTTTCTCGACTTCATCCAGACCGTATTTTTCTTCACACTTACGGATGTAGTTTTTTGCAAATAGCAGATAATCGATAATTGAGCTGGCATCTGTCCAGGTTCGGAACAGGTAATTGCCTTTAAAAAAAGAGTTATGTCCATAACAGGCGTGGGCAATGACCAGTGCCTGCATTGGTAATGTATTTTCCTCCATCAGATAAGCAATGCATGGGTCGGAGTTGATGACAATTTCATAGGCCAAG is from Bacterioplanoides sp. SCSIO 12839 and encodes:
- the dnaG gene encoding DNA primase — its product is MAGRIPQSFIDDLLSRVDVIDVVDSRVKLKKTGKNYSACCPFHNENTPSFTVSPDKQFYYCFGCGASGSALKFVMEFDGLSFPDAVEKLASDANMEVPREQVSFEARQEQQHQPLFDQMTKAADFFEQMLRSHEQKGKAIQYLKNRGLSGKAAKFFQIGYAPPGWDNLQKHLTASPQQSSNKDTIKQLISCGMSIEKDEPGKEYRTYDRFRDRIMFPIRDARGRVIAFGGRVLGDEKPKYLNSPETPIFQKGRELYGLYEARKIRQKLTRFVIVEGYMDVVALAEFGIHYAVATLGTATSEHHLRRLFKIVPEVIFCFDGDQAGRTAAARAMETVLPLLQDGLQARFLFLPDGEDPDTLVRTEGKDAFEQRLNQSDHLPEFLFAHLKEQVDFDTLDGKARLDQLAAPLINRLPDGMLRQLMRQKLKDETGVESHALTKLEAEAPASTKEPEAADDIPMPVIDAPPADYDFHDTADNQQHSDALSPLVYQALTALVQSPALAQKLEIPACEPESDIERLFFEVLNKLKQTPQNDTIGLLIQWTGTPFLQQLKELAEQSEPRISPSASSIADVLKRLDARKLEHELTELKTKLSNKEKLSDAERQRLRELQRLMHELQKKRTGIYSR
- a CDS encoding GatB/YqeY domain-containing protein; the encoded protein is MSTLVTTVKDAVKDAMRAKDKPRLGALRLITAEFKKVEVDERIEVDDARALTILDKMTKQRRDSIAQYKEAGRDELAEGEQYEIDVISEFLPEALSEEELAKLVADAVAQSGAAGMQDMGKVMGILKPQVQGRADMGQISQLVKSQLG
- the rpsU gene encoding 30S ribosomal protein S21, whose product is MPAVKVKENEPFDVALRRFKRSCEKAGVLSEVRRREHYEKPTWVRKRKAAAAVKRHLKKVQREQRKMTRLY
- the tsaD gene encoding tRNA (adenosine(37)-N6)-threonylcarbamoyltransferase complex transferase subunit TsaD; this translates as MRVLGLESSCDETGIALYDSERGLLAHRVYSQIAVHAEYGGVVPELASRDHIRKSLPLIREVMAEANLTLSDLDGIAYTRGPGLVGALLVGSCLGRSLAWAMDVPAVGVHHMEGHLLAPMLEDNPPPFPFIALLVSGGHTQLVQVDGIGEYNLLGESLDDAAGEAFDKAAKMMNLPYPGGPQLSRLADSGDATRFKFPRPMTDRPGLDFSFSGLKTFTRTTILTHAEDGVLADQDKADIAAGFQAAVVDTLSIKCKRAMEQTGIKRLIIAGGVGANKSLRAKLQQTAEKLGGAVYYPRPELCTDNGAMIAYAGTQRLLAGERADLAVSAVPRWPMTELAAVQYTARAE
- the folB gene encoding dihydroneopterin aldolase encodes the protein MDKVFINGLKVDAVIGVYDWEKQVRQPLVFDLEMAWDIRVAAATDDLMHALNYQAVSEFVEQFVREQHFQLLESLIERLADALRKEFGMPWIGIRVEKPAVVPQARVVGLYIERGDIAQGGH
- the folK gene encoding 2-amino-4-hydroxy-6-hydroxymethyldihydropteridine diphosphokinase; protein product: MARVFLGLGSNLNAQENLTAGIQRLGNDFAVINESPWYRSPALGFDGPEFINLVLEIRVDDGLSPEALSQQLKKIEMDFGRAANAVKYSSRHLDIDILLFDQLVGEFSTGNGTFTLPREDIWRYAFVLTPLLDIAPDLICPKYQKSLSEFKENIQNQSLALVEN
- a CDS encoding multifunctional CCA addition/repair protein, giving the protein MNTYLVGGAVRDALLNIPVKDKDWVVVGATPEELLQQGYQQVGADFPVFLHPQTHEEYALARTERKSGQGYQGFDCRFSPDITLEEDLLRRDLTINAMAQDEHGNIIDPYNGQQDLTNRVLRHVSPAFSEDPLRVLRVARFAARFATINGQPGFTIAEETMALMQTMVNDGELDHLVAERVWQETQRALTESNPHIYFQVLRDCGTLKIWFKEIDDLFGIPQPEQYHPEIDCGIHALMSLQASVPLSTSITTRWAALTHDLGKALSDKANLPRHFGHETKGLIPIKALCKKLKAPKDALELALICSEFHTHVHRALELKPETLLKVFDRVDAWRKPERFEQFLLVSIADSHGRTGFENCDYPQADYMREALQVALSVTAKDMMAQGLAGPEIREGLQKARTEKLKAWKVSLS
- the traF gene encoding conjugal transfer protein TraF encodes the protein MIKRSLLAASIAAISAQSALAAPFLPMDARGLAMGNTGVASAQRAHAPAYNPSLLSQAHEDDDFALIFPQLGVNLRDEEETVTTASDIADDLLPELERIIEDGIDGGPSFENRVEALEQAINNFDAALANIENNATSASSRLSNIESRNSDLKEALEDVRESLSDVDNVSDNLTESLRAISGDPLSGRFGVGTALAIPSKKFAAALSVNATATFSGRAIFSDTDLDLLGSYVPGAQAYIGEAQEVTSAFDNALTAANAEANDTDRVQTLADQLEAADIEGKVDSASDFSYVADNGTRIFDGGELTDEASNPNLDSRVEVVAVAVSEVALSFSREFTIAGEQIAIGITPKLQKISTFHYVSEVDNEDEIDSEDIEDSQEDYSHFNLDIGASYRFGDANQWTAGIVAKNLNSAEFDYQDAVVAVGEDDQLVPGFQEVTIRGGKVALDAQFRAGLAYQNDWVALAFDLDLMENDPVAFENPTQYAAVGAEFDLWDTIQFRTGYRTNMSASDADMVSVGLGFSPFGVHLDLAAMANPNDVEKEAGVAMELGFYF
- a CDS encoding DMT family transporter — translated: MVMILAYLTVILIWSGTPLAIQLSQQGLDFYTALVLRMWLAALLSLPVLWLLRQPLALHKAALMSYLAGSVGVYGAMLSVYWGSLFIPSGLISVMYGLSPMLSGAIAYFWLKERELTPVRLMALLLALAGLALVVSARTAIDGDAWRGIVGTLLSVFFFAWSAVWVKKTNAGLHPMVQTSGTLWFSSLLYLITLPIFGIHIPDDWSLTSQLGLSYLVVLGSIVGFMLYFYILKYLSAARVTLITLISPVLALTWGNLLNDESFQLVALKGAALLLVGLGLYQWNPSFHRVFKKTLKRKILN
- a CDS encoding LPP20 family lipoprotein, translating into MKHSMRKGLATSLALISTLGLQACSSALIEEESFDEPEAFFQPVEQEIDPIAPMVLRVVGYGAMPSESKKNPVQKRLMAMRAAKMDAYRSMAERVYGTSIQGSTTVRDMVVQNDRFRTYVETYMHGARVVSTDVLPDGSVETVLEMIIDQGFRNCLQTTDNQRFNVDCRVPLGGNNPNHFAASQRQRVQGEAALPESGFYFIE